The sequence CGTATGGGGGTGCAGGTAGTCGCCAACATCACCGGCGACGGTCGTGTAAGCGATTTAGCCAGGGCCCATGGTGCGGCTTTAAACGTCGTTCAGTGTTCCGGTGCCACCCTCGACCTCGCCAAAATGATGAAAGAGGACTACGGCATCCCCATCGAACGGGTTTCTTACTTCGGCGTAGAAGACATGGCAGAAGCCCTGTACCGCGTGGCTAACTTTTTTGACGACGACCCCACCATCTTACAAAGAGCCAAAGAATTGGTTCGCGAAGAACTTTCCATCCTCTATCCCCAACTGCAAGAACTTCGCAAAGATTTAAACGGCAAAAAAGCCGCCATTTACGTCGGAGGTGCTTTCAAAGCCTTCTCTTTGGTAAAAGCTTTCCGTTTGTTGGGAATGGATGTGGTTATGGTAGGTTCGCAAACGGGAACCACCGAAGATTACAAGGAACTCCACGAAATCACCGACGAAGGAACAATTATTGTGGATGATTCCAACCCATTGGAACTATCTGCTTTTTTAACAGAAAAAAATGTGGATATTTTTGTCGGTGGCGTGAAAGAGCGACCGATTGCCTACAAGTTGGGAATTGGTTTCTGCGACCACAACCACGAACGCAAAGAAGCGTTGGAAGGTTTTGTGGGCATGTTGAACTTTGCTAAAGAAGTCCACCGCACAGTTACGTCGCCGGTTTGGCGATTTGTTCCCCGTAATATTTCTCCAGCCACATTGGAAGAATAAACGTAAGTTGGGGAATCCCCTGTTCCCTTCCTCAAGGGGACAGTTTTCCCCGCTTCTCCCTCTCCGTTCCTTGTTCCCCAAAATAGTCATGACCAAAAAAATCGCTCGCTTTAAAAAGACCCCCGATGCCTACGTTTCCACCACCAATGCCTGCAAACTCTGCAAACCCATGGGTGCGTGTTTGGCATTTCGCGGCATCGAAGGATGCGTTCCCTACTTGCACGGTTCCCAAGGATGTGCGACTTATATGCGTCGCTATACCATCAGCCATTTTCGCGAACCGATGGATATTGCCTCCTCTTCCTTGGGAGAAAAACACGCCGTTTATGGAGGTGGTCCCAATTTAAAAAAAGGAATTCTCAACGTTATCGATAAATATGGGGCTAATATGGTCGGTATCGCCACCACTTGCCTCACGGAAACCATTGGTGACGACTTGCCCATGCTGCTGCAGGAATTTCATGTGGAAATGAAAGAAGCCGAGGTAACGCTGCCAATTCTGGTCAATGTTTCCACTCCCAGCTACAGCGGTACCCACATGGAAGGGTTCCACGCCACAGTGCGCGCGGTTGCCGACCAACTGGCAGACCAGCAAGAACCTCCCACAGGCAGCTTGCCGACCTCCTTTGTGAATCTCCTGCCAGGATTGGTTTCGCCAGGGGATATTCGCCATCTCAAAGATATTTTGGCTGATTTTGGCATTGCCAGTGTTATTTTGCCCGATATTTCCGATACGCTGGATGGTGCCCCGCAAGTAGAATATCAGAAAATTCCTCCCGGCGGTACGCCAGTGGCTCATATTCGCAATATGGGCAATGCCGCAGCCACATTGGAATTCGGTAGAACCCATATTTTAACGGGAGATACCGGCGGTCAACTGCTGGCGGAACGATTTGGTGTTCCCCACTATCCCTTGGGAATGCCTATTGGATTGCAAGAATGCGATCGCTTTTTTGAAGCTTTAGCCACCGCCAGCAACCGTCCTATCCCTGACAAGCACCAGCAAGAACGGGGTCGTTTGGTGGATGCGTATGTAGACGGACACAAATATATTTCCGGCAAAAAAGCCATCGTCTACGGCGAAGAAGATTTGGTCGTCGCTATGACCTCCTTTTTATCAGAAATCGGCATCAAACCCGTCCTCTGTGCCTCCGGTGGCAACAGCGGCTATTTGCAAGAAGCGATCGCAACTGCCACTGGCGATATTCTCTCAGAACCTCCCCTAGTGGAAGACAACGTAGACTTCTACGAAATTGCCGACAAAGCGAAATCCCTAGAACCCGACCTCCTCATCGGCAACAGCAAAGGCTTTGCCCTCGCGCGCCAGCTTGAAATCCCCATCATTCGCGTTGGCTTCCCCATTCACGACCGCTTTGGTGCCCAACGCATCTTACACCTGGGCTATCGCGGTACCCAAAACTTATTCGACCAAATCGTTAACGCTGTCATTGCCAAAAAACAAACCGACTCCCCCGTAGGATATAGTTATTTGTAACTATCTTATTGCTTACTAAGTGTGGGAGCGTGGGAGATATAATTGGTTGTTTTCTCCGATGCTCCGACCTGCCCTGAGCTTGCCGAAGGGGGTTCCGATCCCCCTCCTCCTCACCTGCCAACCAAACCAAGGAGAACCTCAAATGACCGTCTCCATCAACTACGAACAACATCCCTGCTTCAATCCCAAAATCAAAGGCAAATTCGGACGAGTTCACCTCCCTGTTGCCCCCAAATGCAACATTCAGTGCAACTACTGCAACCGCAAATACGACTGCGTCAACGAAAGTCGTCCTGGGGTCACCAGTAGCATTTTATCCCCACAACAGGCTGTTTTGTATATGGATAAAGTTCTCGAAAAACAGCCGAGAATCACCGTTGCCGGTATTGCCGGACCCGGCGATCCTTTTGCCAATCCCGAGGAAACCATCGAAACCATGCGCTTGTTGCGCGATCGCTATCCCGATCTAATTTTATGCCTCTCTTCTAACGGACTCAACCTAAAACCAGAATATATTCAAGAAATTGCTAAAATCGGCGTATCTCACGTAACCGTCACCCTCAACGCCATTGACCCCGACATTACCCAAAAAGTCTATCGCTGGGTAAGAGACGGCAAAACCATCTATCAAGGTAGAAAAGGCGCTGAATTACTCTTACAACGACAACTAGAAGCGATCGCAAATTTAAAAGCCGCCGGCATCGTCGTAAAAATCAACACCATCGTCATGCCAGGCATCAACGACCACCACATCGTCGAAGTTGCCCAAAAAATGTCCGAAATGGGAGCAGACTTATTCAACGCCATGGCCCTGCTTCCCACCCCAGACACCCCCTTCCAAGAATTAGGC comes from Geitlerinema sp. PCC 9228 and encodes:
- the nifE gene encoding nitrogenase iron-molybdenum cofactor biosynthesis protein NifE; the encoded protein is MTQSPIFQERANQIHRKGDNQPFELACNKESLAGAVSQRACVFCGSRVVLYPIADALHLVHGPVGCAVYTWDIRGALSSGPELHRLSFSTDLQERDVIFGGEEKLTRALRELIDRHQPNAAFVYSTCIVGIIGDNLETICRRMSEEKGIPVIPVQSEGFKGNKRAGYNAACRAMFRLVGTGDTSDISPHSINILGDFNLAGEIWIIRKYFERMGVQVVANITGDGRVSDLARAHGAALNVVQCSGATLDLAKMMKEDYGIPIERVSYFGVEDMAEALYRVANFFDDDPTILQRAKELVREELSILYPQLQELRKDLNGKKAAIYVGGAFKAFSLVKAFRLLGMDVVMVGSQTGTTEDYKELHEITDEGTIIVDDSNPLELSAFLTEKNVDIFVGGVKERPIAYKLGIGFCDHNHERKEALEGFVGMLNFAKEVHRTVTSPVWRFVPRNISPATLEE
- a CDS encoding nitrogenase component 1, producing the protein MTKKIARFKKTPDAYVSTTNACKLCKPMGACLAFRGIEGCVPYLHGSQGCATYMRRYTISHFREPMDIASSSLGEKHAVYGGGPNLKKGILNVIDKYGANMVGIATTCLTETIGDDLPMLLQEFHVEMKEAEVTLPILVNVSTPSYSGTHMEGFHATVRAVADQLADQQEPPTGSLPTSFVNLLPGLVSPGDIRHLKDILADFGIASVILPDISDTLDGAPQVEYQKIPPGGTPVAHIRNMGNAAATLEFGRTHILTGDTGGQLLAERFGVPHYPLGMPIGLQECDRFFEALATASNRPIPDKHQQERGRLVDAYVDGHKYISGKKAIVYGEEDLVVAMTSFLSEIGIKPVLCASGGNSGYLQEAIATATGDILSEPPLVEDNVDFYEIADKAKSLEPDLLIGNSKGFALARQLEIPIIRVGFPIHDRFGAQRILHLGYRGTQNLFDQIVNAVIAKKQTDSPVGYSYL
- the nifB gene encoding nitrogenase cofactor biosynthesis protein NifB, with amino-acid sequence MTVSINYEQHPCFNPKIKGKFGRVHLPVAPKCNIQCNYCNRKYDCVNESRPGVTSSILSPQQAVLYMDKVLEKQPRITVAGIAGPGDPFANPEETIETMRLLRDRYPDLILCLSSNGLNLKPEYIQEIAKIGVSHVTVTLNAIDPDITQKVYRWVRDGKTIYQGRKGAELLLQRQLEAIANLKAAGIVVKINTIVMPGINDHHIVEVAQKMSEMGADLFNAMALLPTPDTPFQELGEPDAKTLAKIRKECEQYLPQMRHCTRCRADAVGLLGADQSEEFHGCLIACSQAFIPLDQKNRPYVAVASTEGLLVNEHLGEARELQIWKPTENGFTLIETRATPEPGLGFERWKQMAEQLHDCRAVLVSGIGTTPKRVLTKYGIQPVEMSGFIEMGLETIYNGGDVSKLKGKRKSINGVAVGCSGTGEGCG